Proteins from a genomic interval of Gaiellales bacterium:
- the coxB gene encoding cytochrome c oxidase subunit II, producing MTRPHRRRWFFAAALVGTVAMLVAAAPAFAGTATFNEPVSPNSEAIDGTYRAVLGVTVTIFVLVGGWLVYSAIRFRERPGRTYPPPPQVRGSTQLEIGWTIVPILILVGLSAFTFYKLPDVNDVPKGAMEVKVLAQQYGWTFTYPNGKHPAGPNTLVVPVDTPVHLNMRSKDVIHDFWVEPLGQKQDVFPNKTTHTWFDARTTGKYQGQCAEFCGPGHATMTITVRVVSKDEFSSYMSQKAIS from the coding sequence GTGACCCGACCCCACCGACGACGCTGGTTCTTCGCCGCCGCCCTGGTCGGGACAGTGGCGATGCTCGTGGCCGCCGCGCCGGCGTTCGCCGGAACCGCGACGTTCAACGAGCCGGTGTCACCGAACAGCGAGGCCATCGACGGCACGTACCGGGCGGTGCTCGGGGTGACGGTCACCATCTTCGTGCTCGTCGGCGGCTGGCTGGTCTACTCGGCGATCCGATTCCGCGAGCGGCCGGGGCGGACGTATCCGCCACCCCCGCAGGTGCGCGGCTCGACGCAGCTCGAGATCGGCTGGACGATCGTCCCGATCCTGATCCTCGTCGGCCTGTCGGCGTTCACCTTCTACAAGCTTCCGGACGTGAACGACGTGCCGAAGGGGGCGATGGAGGTGAAGGTGCTGGCGCAGCAGTACGGCTGGACGTTCACCTATCCGAACGGCAAGCATCCGGCGGGCCCGAACACCCTCGTTGTCCCGGTCGACACGCCCGTCCACCTGAACATGCGCTCCAAGGACGTCATCCACGACTTCTGGGTCGAGCCGCTGGGACAGAAGCAGGATGTGTTCCCCAACAAGACCACGCATACGTGGTTCGACGCGCGGACGACCGGCAAGTACCAGGGACAGTGCGCCGAGTTCTGCGGCCCCGGCCACGCCACGATGACGATCACCGTGCGGGTGGTCTCGAAGGACGAGTTCAGCAGCTACATGTCACAGAAGGCGATCTCCTGA
- a CDS encoding SPFH domain-containing protein, producing the protein MAALIVAIVLALFAVLVVASSVRIVRQARVGIVERWGKYRATLAPGLHLIVPMLDRISSIVDMRETVQAFAPQPVITQDNVTIGIDTVVYYQVTDPFRATYEVANVLVAMEQLAITTLRNVVGAMTLEETLTSRDQINSQLRFVLDEATEKWGVRVTRVELKSIDPPRTIQEAMEQQMRADRAKRAAILMAEGEKQSAILRAEGLRQAQILNAEAEQQANVLRAEGEKKARALRAEGEAEALSKVFTMVRESGTSPSDMLGYKYLDALPAVAAGDANKLLLLPSGASNAMSAIAGLGAAFTEGAAEPTPRPKPKPRREGDGNPPPPPQTDGT; encoded by the coding sequence ATGGCAGCTCTCATCGTGGCAATCGTGCTGGCGCTGTTCGCCGTGCTCGTCGTTGCATCGTCCGTGCGAATCGTGCGGCAGGCGCGCGTCGGCATCGTCGAGCGCTGGGGCAAGTACCGTGCGACGCTCGCACCGGGCCTGCACCTGATCGTGCCGATGCTCGACCGCATCTCCTCGATCGTCGACATGCGCGAGACCGTGCAGGCGTTCGCCCCTCAGCCGGTCATCACACAGGACAACGTGACCATCGGCATCGACACGGTCGTCTACTACCAGGTGACGGATCCGTTCCGGGCCACGTACGAGGTCGCGAACGTCCTCGTCGCGATGGAGCAGCTGGCCATCACCACGCTGCGCAACGTGGTCGGCGCGATGACGCTCGAGGAGACGCTGACCAGCCGCGACCAGATCAACTCGCAGCTGCGGTTCGTCCTGGACGAGGCGACCGAGAAGTGGGGCGTGCGTGTCACGCGCGTCGAGCTGAAGAGCATCGACCCGCCCCGCACGATCCAGGAGGCGATGGAGCAGCAGATGCGCGCCGACCGGGCAAAGCGCGCCGCCATCCTGATGGCGGAGGGCGAGAAGCAGTCCGCGATCCTGCGCGCCGAGGGCCTCCGGCAGGCGCAGATCCTCAACGCGGAGGCCGAGCAGCAGGCCAACGTGCTGCGCGCGGAGGGCGAGAAGAAGGCCCGCGCGCTGCGCGCGGAGGGCGAGGCGGAGGCGCTGTCCAAGGTGTTCACGATGGTGCGGGAGAGCGGCACGTCCCCGAGCGACATGCTCGGGTACAAGTACCTCGACGCACTGCCCGCGGTCGCTGCCGGCGACGCGAACAAGCTGCTGCTCCTGCCGAGCGGCGCATCGAACGCGATGAGCGCGATCGCCGGGCTCGGCGCCGCCTTCACCGAGGGGGCGGCCGAGCCCACGCCGCGCCCGAAGCCGAAGCCGCGGCGGGAGGGCGACGGCAACCCGCCGCCGCCGCCGCAGACGGACGGCACGTGA
- a CDS encoding NfeD family protein: MDLPAWAVWAVVAVAMLAVEATTTSFFTIYFGVAAALAAVLALVGVPAAGQVLAFAVLSVAGLVLTRPALLRMAGTDTPAVATGVDAMRGRIGTVTKPIGELEPGLVKVGGETWTARSYFEHEPIAEGSRVEVVEIKGVTALVIAAPTERTELPKET, from the coding sequence ATGGATCTCCCAGCCTGGGCCGTGTGGGCGGTCGTCGCGGTCGCCATGCTGGCGGTCGAGGCAACCACGACGTCCTTCTTCACCATCTACTTCGGCGTCGCCGCCGCCCTCGCGGCCGTGCTGGCGCTCGTCGGAGTCCCCGCCGCCGGCCAGGTGCTGGCGTTCGCGGTGCTCTCCGTGGCGGGCCTCGTGCTGACACGACCGGCGCTTCTGCGTATGGCCGGCACGGACACGCCCGCCGTCGCGACCGGCGTCGACGCGATGCGCGGGCGGATAGGAACGGTCACCAAGCCGATCGGCGAGCTCGAACCCGGGCTCGTGAAGGTGGGCGGCGAGACATGGACGGCACGGAGCTACTTCGAGCACGAGCCGATCGCCGAGGGCTCGCGCGTCGAGGTGGTCGAGATCAAGGGCGTGACGGCGCTGGTGATCGCCGCGCCGACCGAGCGAACCGAACTTCCCAAGGAGACCTGA
- a CDS encoding HRDC domain-containing protein has product MSTVEEITDAAGVESLLADARSEGRCALDTEFVWERTYAPVLCLVQIATAHRLAVVDPLRGAPLAPVAELVSDPTVVKAMHAPGADLTGFALHFGTGSAAVFDAQLAAGFAGLGGSLSLERMLDQAVGVKLKHHEGFTDWSKRPLTPVQVAYAADDVRHLLAAMDALRASLDRLGRAGWADEEMDRRYGPGAPHVQDPDQAWRRVSGRGKLRGEQLTALVAVAAWREREARRRDIPTSWLVRDPTLIELARRRPRTADDAAAVRGLQVKRGPQMDALLQTLAAAGGPAPERAAELPAELRNRVRVVLPLASSVLQAACASAGIASELVATRDDLESLIRVVAEGGEDHPLLAGWRRELAGEALLRLLRGQVAISVVPGPPHVAERAV; this is encoded by the coding sequence ATGAGCACCGTCGAGGAGATCACGGACGCGGCCGGCGTCGAGTCGCTGCTCGCCGACGCCCGCAGCGAGGGCCGCTGCGCGCTGGACACCGAGTTCGTCTGGGAGCGCACGTACGCGCCGGTGCTCTGCCTCGTCCAGATCGCGACCGCCCACCGGCTCGCCGTGGTCGACCCCCTGCGCGGCGCGCCGCTGGCGCCCGTCGCGGAGCTCGTTTCCGATCCCACGGTCGTCAAGGCGATGCACGCCCCGGGCGCCGACCTGACCGGCTTTGCCCTCCACTTCGGGACCGGCTCGGCCGCGGTCTTCGACGCCCAGCTCGCGGCCGGCTTTGCGGGCCTGGGCGGCTCCCTGTCGCTCGAGCGGATGCTCGACCAGGCGGTCGGCGTCAAGCTCAAGCACCACGAGGGGTTCACCGACTGGTCGAAGCGGCCGCTCACGCCGGTGCAGGTCGCGTACGCCGCCGACGACGTCCGCCACCTGCTCGCGGCCATGGACGCCCTGCGCGCGTCGCTCGACCGCCTCGGCCGAGCTGGGTGGGCTGACGAGGAGATGGATCGCCGCTACGGGCCGGGTGCCCCGCACGTCCAGGATCCCGACCAGGCGTGGCGACGCGTGTCCGGGCGGGGCAAGCTCCGCGGCGAGCAGCTGACCGCGCTCGTCGCCGTGGCGGCATGGCGCGAGCGCGAGGCGCGGCGCCGCGACATCCCGACGAGCTGGCTGGTTCGCGACCCGACCCTGATCGAGCTCGCCCGCCGCCGCCCGCGGACGGCCGACGATGCGGCCGCGGTGCGCGGGCTGCAGGTGAAGCGGGGGCCGCAGATGGACGCGCTGCTGCAGACCCTGGCCGCCGCCGGCGGCCCGGCGCCCGAGCGGGCCGCCGAGCTGCCGGCCGAGCTGCGGAACCGTGTGCGTGTCGTGCTGCCGCTGGCGAGCTCGGTGCTGCAGGCCGCGTGCGCGAGCGCGGGCATCGCGTCGGAGCTGGTGGCAACCCGCGACGATCTCGAGTCCCTGATCCGCGTCGTCGCCGAGGGCGGCGAGGACCATCCCCTGCTCGCCGGCTGGCGGCGCGAGCTTGCCGGCGAAGCGCTGCTTCGGCTCCTGCGTGGCCAGGTCGCGATCAGCGTCGTGCCGGGGCCGCCGCACGTCGCCGAACGTGCTGTCTGA
- a CDS encoding MFS transporter — MALFLGASAMFANMYATQAILPEIERALHVSPAAAGLSITVVVVGVAVGGWLHGPLSDRVGRARVMTASASLLVIPTALLAASPNLATLLALRTLQGLLMPGLLVVAVPYVSDRFRGRTAGAAMGAYTSSLVFGGFVGRVGTALLTDVWGWRLSLALLAVPTALGAIAMWRWLPRDPPAHAGSRLGGVIVQHLHNRRLLVNAMCASSVFFGFVGIFTYATYRLTSPAIGLGLAGAGLVYGVWLVGIAVPAVGAVAQRMGPQRLLPVLVGCSLAGALLTLVDSLPVVVAGLALMAFAMFSTVTVCQLLIPRLVDHHRGTATSIHLTLYYLGGGLGAYLPGLWLDSGWRTLVAVCAASIACGLAAALMVRLRVA; from the coding sequence GTGGCGCTCTTCCTGGGCGCGTCCGCGATGTTCGCGAACATGTATGCGACGCAGGCCATCCTGCCGGAGATCGAACGGGCGCTGCACGTGTCGCCCGCCGCCGCCGGCCTCTCGATCACGGTCGTGGTGGTGGGCGTGGCGGTCGGAGGCTGGCTGCACGGTCCGCTCTCCGACCGCGTCGGACGAGCCCGCGTGATGACGGCCTCCGCGTCGCTGCTGGTGATCCCCACGGCGCTGCTCGCGGCATCGCCCAATCTGGCCACGCTGCTCGCACTGCGCACGCTGCAGGGGCTGCTCATGCCCGGGCTGCTCGTCGTGGCCGTTCCGTACGTGTCCGACCGGTTTCGCGGGCGCACGGCCGGGGCGGCGATGGGCGCCTACACCTCGTCGCTCGTCTTCGGAGGCTTCGTCGGCCGCGTCGGCACCGCGCTGCTGACCGACGTCTGGGGCTGGCGGCTCTCGCTGGCGCTGCTCGCCGTCCCCACGGCCCTGGGTGCGATCGCCATGTGGCGGTGGCTTCCGCGCGATCCGCCCGCCCATGCCGGCAGCCGGCTCGGCGGCGTGATCGTCCAGCACCTCCACAACCGGCGTCTGCTGGTCAACGCCATGTGCGCGTCCAGCGTGTTCTTCGGCTTCGTCGGCATCTTCACGTACGCGACGTACCGGCTGACCTCGCCGGCGATCGGCCTGGGGCTCGCGGGTGCAGGCCTGGTCTACGGCGTGTGGCTGGTCGGTATCGCCGTCCCGGCGGTTGGTGCGGTCGCGCAGCGCATGGGGCCGCAGCGGCTGCTGCCCGTGCTGGTCGGTTGCTCGCTGGCGGGTGCTCTGCTCACGCTGGTCGACTCGCTGCCCGTCGTGGTCGCCGGCCTGGCGCTGATGGCGTTCGCGATGTTCTCGACCGTGACGGTGTGCCAGCTCCTGATCCCTCGCCTGGTCGACCACCACCGCGGGACGGCGACGAGCATCCATCTCACCCTCTACTACCTGGGCGGCGGCCTCGGCGCGTACCTGCCCGGCCTGTGGCTCGATTCCGGCTGGCGCACGCTC